A section of the Verrucomicrobium sp. GAS474 genome encodes:
- the pssA gene encoding CDP-diacylglycerol--serine O-phosphatidyltransferase, whose amino-acid sequence MSTPQPPHDDNATKIYLWPNLFTAGNLLCGFMAILKILQGTIERANGMMSETGWIQIYLSSLYFILAACIFDLLDGRVARTTKSESPFGREFDSIADIVSFGVAPALLVYEIVLKDIGLGWLIAGFYLVCGALRLARFNVFAAVAHKDKGPGNEFTGFPIPAGAGLVSSITLLILHFYGTDVALDRGWGKYFLVAILIFVSLMMFSGFKYPSFKSFSFRTAHSPLKFGIAVVVLALTIKYYEWMLAVVFVSYLLYGFCRPFVSRATRRQIEDDDDDDEDEASQA is encoded by the coding sequence ATGAGCACGCCGCAGCCTCCCCACGACGACAACGCGACGAAGATCTATCTTTGGCCGAACCTCTTCACGGCGGGCAACCTGCTCTGCGGGTTCATGGCGATCCTGAAGATCCTCCAGGGGACCATCGAGCGGGCCAACGGGATGATGTCGGAGACCGGCTGGATCCAGATCTATCTCTCCAGCCTCTACTTCATCCTCGCGGCGTGCATCTTCGACCTCCTCGACGGGCGGGTCGCCCGGACGACGAAGTCGGAGAGCCCCTTCGGTCGGGAGTTCGACTCGATCGCCGACATCGTTTCCTTCGGCGTCGCCCCGGCGCTCCTCGTCTACGAGATCGTGCTGAAGGACATCGGCCTCGGCTGGCTGATCGCCGGGTTCTACCTCGTCTGCGGCGCGCTCCGCCTCGCCCGGTTCAACGTCTTCGCCGCCGTGGCGCACAAGGACAAGGGGCCGGGCAACGAGTTCACCGGCTTCCCGATCCCGGCGGGGGCGGGGCTCGTCTCGTCGATCACCCTCCTCATCCTCCACTTCTACGGGACCGACGTCGCCCTCGACCGGGGCTGGGGGAAGTATTTCCTCGTCGCGATCCTGATCTTCGTCTCGCTGATGATGTTCAGCGGGTTCAAGTATCCGAGCTTCAAGTCGTTCAGCTTCCGCACGGCCCATTCCCCGCTGAAGTTCGGCATCGCGGTCGTCGTCCTCGCGCTCACGATCAAGTATTACGAGTGGATGCTGGCGGTCGTCTTCGTCAGCTACCTGCTCTACGGCTTCTGCCGTCCCTTCGTCTCCCGGGCCACCCGGCGGCAGATCGAGGACGACGATGACGACGACGAAGACGAAGCCAGCCAGGCCTAG
- a CDS encoding nicotinate-nucleotide diphosphorylase translates to MASFPPPAPAPEVVREAVHRALTEDIGPGDITSAVFIPLSARASARIFCKEPCVLAGLPVAEQVFASMESVSPLAVATNVADGDRLEKGATVLLVEGSLRAILTAERAALNYLQHLSGVATMTRAFADAVSLAGGKARILDTRKTTPGLRVLEKYAVACGGGLNHRMGLHDQFLVKDNHLVWWSGGTVESGGGAHGASLPREKLAEAIAAARAHAPAALLEFEADTLEQVAVLADLGVDRILLDNMTNETMAEAVALVAGRCPLEASGNMTLERIPGVAKTGVDFISVGALTHSAPSIDFSLEVMGSLPDLG, encoded by the coding sequence ATGGCCTCCTTTCCTCCTCCCGCCCCTGCGCCCGAGGTCGTCCGGGAGGCGGTCCATCGCGCGTTGACCGAGGACATCGGGCCGGGGGACATCACCTCGGCGGTCTTCATCCCCCTTTCGGCCCGGGCCTCGGCCCGGATCTTCTGCAAGGAGCCGTGCGTCCTCGCGGGGCTCCCCGTGGCGGAGCAGGTCTTCGCCTCGATGGAATCGGTCTCCCCCCTCGCGGTGGCGACGAACGTGGCCGACGGGGACCGGCTGGAGAAGGGGGCGACGGTCCTCCTCGTCGAGGGCTCCCTCCGGGCGATCCTGACGGCGGAACGGGCCGCGCTGAATTACCTCCAGCATCTCTCCGGCGTCGCGACGATGACCCGCGCCTTCGCCGACGCGGTGAGCCTGGCCGGGGGCAAGGCCCGCATCCTCGACACCCGCAAGACGACGCCCGGCCTCCGCGTGCTGGAGAAGTACGCCGTGGCCTGCGGCGGCGGCCTCAATCACCGGATGGGGCTCCACGACCAGTTCCTCGTGAAGGACAACCACCTCGTCTGGTGGAGCGGCGGGACGGTCGAGAGCGGCGGCGGCGCCCACGGCGCCTCCCTCCCGAGGGAAAAGCTGGCCGAGGCGATCGCGGCGGCCCGCGCCCACGCCCCGGCGGCGCTCCTCGAGTTCGAGGCCGACACGCTGGAGCAGGTGGCGGTCCTGGCCGACCTCGGCGTCGACCGGATCCTCCTCGACAACATGACGAACGAGACGATGGCGGAGGCCGTTGCCCTCGTCGCCGGGCGGTGCCCGCTCGAGGCGTCGGGGAACATGACGCTGGAGCGGATTCCCGGCGTGGCGAAGACGGGGGTCGATTTCATCTCGGTGGGGGCGCTGACCCACAGCGCGCCGTCGATCGACTTCTCGCTGGAGGTCATGGGGTCGCTTCCCGATCTCGGTTAA
- a CDS encoding rhomboid family intramembrane serine protease, with product MATRPISLTRLLIWSLIAVFLLQLFQAGHGIPSAFDLRFGLSDRSLGAGRWWTLLTYGWLHAEGGLPLHLVWNLLWLNLLGPTVEAAFGKARFVGLYLASVLASAVVWRLCSFGAGADGLLMGASGAIFGLMAAYSRIEVGGVRGFVRLGVGFFFRVAVGFEIASILFGWMPETAHWAHLGGAFGGWWFARVFGPEQAAAPSSSQGATFREAPRPQAAPRRETEAEAGDEKEIPADESYFSNYNSTPQPPEGR from the coding sequence ATGGCGACCCGACCGATTTCGCTCACCCGGCTCCTCATTTGGAGCCTCATCGCCGTTTTCCTCCTCCAGCTCTTCCAGGCGGGGCACGGGATTCCCTCGGCGTTCGATCTCCGCTTCGGCCTCTCCGATCGCTCCCTCGGCGCGGGGCGGTGGTGGACGCTGCTGACTTACGGCTGGCTCCACGCCGAAGGCGGGTTGCCGCTCCACCTGGTCTGGAATCTTCTGTGGTTGAATCTCCTCGGCCCGACGGTCGAGGCGGCGTTCGGGAAGGCGCGGTTCGTCGGCCTCTACCTCGCCTCGGTCCTCGCCTCGGCGGTGGTGTGGCGGCTTTGCTCCTTCGGGGCCGGAGCCGACGGCCTCCTGATGGGGGCGAGCGGGGCGATCTTCGGCCTCATGGCGGCCTACTCCCGCATCGAGGTCGGCGGGGTGCGCGGCTTCGTGCGGCTCGGCGTCGGTTTCTTCTTCCGCGTGGCGGTCGGGTTCGAGATCGCCTCCATTCTCTTCGGCTGGATGCCGGAGACGGCCCATTGGGCCCACTTGGGCGGGGCCTTCGGCGGCTGGTGGTTTGCGCGGGTCTTCGGCCCGGAGCAGGCCGCGGCCCCGTCTTCGTCCCAGGGGGCGACTTTCCGGGAAGCGCCCCGCCCCCAGGCCGCGCCGCGGCGAGAGACGGAGGCCGAGGCCGGGGACGAGAAGGAAATCCCCGCCGACGAGAGCTATTTTTCCAACTATAATTCGACTCCCCAACCGCCCGAAGGGCGCTAA
- a CDS encoding HU family DNA-binding protein, with amino-acid sequence MSNLTKRDLVVRISDETGLVQQDVMKVVQKLLDSFAESMAKGQTIELRNFGVFEVKMRKARVGRNPNKPEKDIVIPPRAVIKFKPGKELKAMLSKLTETLAAQP; translated from the coding sequence ATGAGCAACCTGACCAAGAGAGACTTAGTAGTGCGAATCAGTGACGAGACCGGCCTCGTCCAGCAGGACGTGATGAAAGTCGTCCAGAAACTCCTCGACTCCTTCGCGGAGAGCATGGCCAAGGGTCAGACCATCGAACTCCGCAACTTCGGGGTCTTCGAGGTGAAGATGCGGAAGGCCCGCGTCGGCCGCAACCCGAACAAGCCCGAGAAGGACATCGTCATCCCCCCCCGCGCCGTGATCAAGTTCAAGCCCGGCAAGGAACTGAAGGCGATGCTCTCCAAGCTCACGGAGACCCTCGCCGCCCAGCCGTAG
- a CDS encoding SGNH/GDSL hydrolase family protein, with product MHHPLLRLLLFFLLLIPGARLPAKTAVLDPTVQGAIQSDVDLGGHTLKNAVIDGSGTVTLNLPKASSGTLGAVKIGSGIAVAGDGTLSPSSGTGLQKGNGSGGFTPAAAGTDYVAPSPSLTTQGNTFNGASQLLQADVRGRLAKSALGSGIGATFLFEGDSITYGQYLATPATQCYSALFAAQPFATGSAAIRNDAVSGSDIAGASSRYAANVYPHRPAASGGDGGPAAYLVLMIGINDIASGSSASALLSALSAYTAQARTDGFTVVLATLLPAARNNTVPLRAVYEACNAAIRTRQVPCDYVWDAALALPNPNDTALFPDNLHPSAAGHLALASSLNSQLLAGGHLVGIQPTSLPGNVMNFSPVNTKALSFWYTTLDTGVQKDALDFMFNFTNAQPTAGTPWIFTNQSDLCLNSADNTHAIRLQDVTGGPIALGGALSGGAASFSGVVSASSFSGSFLGSGSGLTNLPLSSLASGSAASGQVLTWNGAAWSPGTPSTGYLPLAGGTLTGSLSGTSAAFSGTLSAAPYVSVSGLITNYVSGSAMYGSNGGGVLIESGAPTSTAYINYYSHAPVDIGHNGGAVSIGSGGLTVAGQLDGPNGGFTTGGGLLATGAQFGVQSSPLYGSATGGFLIESNTSNNPGFIAHYGSADVHIADGGGAVTIGGGGLSIAPGATLTVKSGTNALAGTVTLSSGTATITSTAITANTVIVLSRKTAGGTAGSYAPRVDVSAGSAVVTGLSTDTGTYNWIGLKVN from the coding sequence ATGCACCATCCCCTTCTCCGCCTGCTCCTCTTCTTTTTGCTCCTGATTCCCGGGGCGAGGCTCCCGGCCAAGACCGCCGTCCTCGATCCGACCGTTCAGGGCGCGATCCAGTCCGACGTCGACCTCGGCGGCCACACGTTGAAGAACGCCGTCATTGACGGCAGCGGCACCGTCACCCTCAACCTGCCGAAGGCGAGCTCCGGCACCCTCGGCGCCGTGAAGATCGGCAGCGGCATCGCCGTCGCCGGGGATGGCACCCTCTCCCCCTCCAGCGGCACCGGCCTCCAGAAGGGGAACGGCTCGGGCGGCTTCACCCCCGCCGCGGCGGGGACCGACTACGTCGCCCCGTCGCCCTCGCTCACCACGCAGGGCAACACCTTCAACGGCGCCTCCCAGCTCCTCCAGGCCGATGTCCGGGGCAGGCTCGCCAAGTCGGCGCTCGGCAGCGGAATCGGCGCGACCTTCCTCTTCGAGGGGGACTCGATCACCTACGGCCAATACCTCGCGACCCCCGCGACCCAGTGCTATTCGGCCCTCTTCGCCGCGCAACCCTTCGCCACCGGCTCCGCCGCGATCCGCAACGACGCCGTCTCGGGCAGTGACATCGCCGGGGCCTCCTCCCGCTACGCCGCCAACGTCTACCCCCACCGCCCGGCGGCGAGCGGCGGCGACGGCGGTCCGGCGGCCTACCTCGTCCTCATGATCGGGATCAACGACATCGCCTCGGGCAGCTCCGCCTCGGCCCTCCTCTCCGCGCTCTCCGCCTACACCGCGCAGGCCCGGACCGACGGCTTCACCGTCGTCCTCGCCACGCTCCTTCCCGCGGCCCGGAACAACACCGTCCCCCTGCGGGCCGTCTACGAGGCCTGCAACGCCGCCATCCGCACCCGGCAGGTGCCGTGCGACTACGTCTGGGACGCCGCCCTCGCCCTTCCGAATCCCAACGACACCGCCCTCTTCCCCGACAACCTCCACCCCTCGGCGGCGGGCCACCTCGCGCTGGCCAGCAGCCTGAACAGCCAGCTCCTCGCGGGCGGCCACCTCGTCGGCATCCAGCCGACCTCGCTCCCCGGCAACGTGATGAACTTCTCCCCGGTGAACACGAAGGCCCTGTCGTTCTGGTACACCACCCTCGACACGGGCGTGCAGAAGGACGCCCTCGATTTCATGTTCAACTTCACCAACGCGCAGCCCACCGCCGGGACGCCGTGGATCTTCACCAACCAATCGGACCTCTGCCTGAACTCGGCCGACAACACCCATGCCATCAGGCTCCAGGACGTGACCGGCGGCCCGATCGCGCTCGGCGGGGCGCTGAGCGGCGGGGCGGCCTCGTTCTCCGGCGTCGTCTCAGCCTCCTCCTTCTCCGGGTCGTTCTTGGGCTCCGGAAGCGGCCTGACAAACCTCCCGCTCTCCTCCCTCGCCAGCGGCAGCGCGGCGAGCGGGCAGGTCCTGACGTGGAACGGCGCGGCCTGGAGCCCCGGCACGCCCTCCACCGGCTATCTCCCGCTCGCAGGCGGGACGCTGACCGGCTCCCTCTCCGGCACCTCGGCCGCGTTCAGCGGAACCCTCTCGGCGGCCCCCTACGTCTCGGTCTCCGGGCTGATCACAAACTACGTCTCGGGCTCGGCGATGTACGGCTCGAACGGCGGCGGCGTCCTCATCGAATCGGGAGCCCCGACCAGCACCGCCTACATCAACTACTACTCGCACGCGCCCGTCGACATCGGCCACAACGGCGGGGCGGTCAGCATCGGCTCGGGCGGCCTCACCGTGGCGGGACAGCTCGACGGGCCGAACGGCGGCTTCACCACCGGAGGCGGCCTCCTCGCCACGGGGGCACAATTCGGCGTCCAATCGAGCCCCCTTTACGGATCGGCGACCGGGGGGTTCCTCATCGAGAGCAACACGTCGAACAATCCGGGATTCATCGCCCACTACGGGAGCGCCGATGTCCACATCGCCGACGGCGGCGGCGCGGTGACGATCGGAGGCGGGGGGCTGAGCATCGCCCCCGGGGCGACCCTCACCGTGAAAAGCGGGACGAACGCCCTCGCCGGGACCGTCACCCTCTCCTCCGGCACCGCGACGATCACCAGCACGGCGATCACCGCAAATACCGTCATCGTCCTCAGCCGGAAGACGGCGGGGGGAACGGCGGGAAGCTACGCGCCCCGCGTCGACGTCAGCGCCGGATCGGCGGTCGTCACCGGCCTCTCGACCGATACCGGCACCTACAACTGGATCGGCCTGAAGGTGAATTAG
- the hisS gene encoding histidine--tRNA ligase, whose product MPPLFVLRLFTPSPFQTVQSLPGFRDFYPEDYAFRHQIVSSWRRTARTYGFVEYDGPPLESLELYQKKSGDELVGQLYNFVDKGDRPVSLRAEMTPTLARMVAAKHQQFRKPLKWFSVPQVFRYERAQKGRLREHFQLNCDLVGEAGIEADIELIALLVDQLRNLGLTAEDFVVRLSDRQFWTHFLKEKNVPEAQWYEVFQAIDKSEREPREKIAGRLDPLGLTDAVYQVLENGAPWERLDLVLAGLKARGLDGYARVDFRIVRGLAYYTGIVFEAFDRAGQHRAIAGGGRYDDLLEKLGNESLPAAGFGMGDVVLGDLLKAKGLLKTEDLPPEIDAYVVIPDEAYRARALGVVQTLREAGHAVDYPLVPTKMKKQFENAEGRRARWAVIADAKLENNLVELKTLADRTQREVSLSDLISQLS is encoded by the coding sequence ATGCCCCCCTTATTCGTTCTCCGCCTCTTCACCCCCTCCCCTTTCCAGACCGTGCAATCGCTCCCCGGCTTTCGGGACTTCTATCCCGAGGATTACGCCTTCCGCCACCAGATCGTCTCCTCGTGGCGGCGCACGGCCCGCACCTACGGCTTCGTCGAATACGACGGCCCCCCGCTCGAATCGCTCGAGCTTTACCAGAAGAAGTCGGGCGACGAGCTCGTCGGCCAGCTTTACAACTTCGTCGACAAGGGCGACCGCCCCGTCTCCCTCCGCGCCGAGATGACCCCCACCCTGGCCCGGATGGTCGCCGCGAAGCACCAGCAGTTCCGCAAGCCGCTGAAGTGGTTCTCCGTCCCCCAGGTCTTCCGCTACGAGCGCGCCCAGAAAGGCCGCCTCCGCGAGCACTTCCAGCTCAATTGCGACCTCGTCGGCGAGGCCGGGATCGAGGCCGACATCGAGCTCATCGCCCTCCTCGTCGACCAGCTCCGCAACCTCGGCCTGACGGCGGAAGACTTCGTCGTCCGCCTCAGCGATCGCCAGTTCTGGACCCACTTCCTGAAGGAAAAGAACGTCCCCGAAGCCCAGTGGTACGAGGTCTTCCAGGCCATCGACAAATCGGAGCGCGAGCCGCGCGAGAAGATCGCCGGACGCCTCGACCCCCTTGGGTTGACCGACGCCGTCTACCAGGTCCTTGAAAACGGTGCCCCGTGGGAACGCCTCGACCTCGTCCTCGCCGGATTGAAGGCCCGGGGCCTCGACGGCTACGCCCGGGTCGATTTCCGCATCGTCCGCGGCCTCGCCTACTACACCGGCATCGTCTTCGAGGCCTTCGACCGCGCCGGGCAGCACCGCGCCATCGCGGGCGGCGGCCGGTATGACGACCTGCTGGAGAAACTCGGCAACGAATCCCTCCCCGCCGCCGGCTTCGGCATGGGCGACGTCGTCCTCGGCGACCTCCTGAAGGCGAAGGGCCTCCTCAAGACCGAGGACCTCCCCCCGGAGATCGACGCCTACGTCGTCATCCCCGACGAGGCCTACCGCGCCCGGGCGCTCGGCGTCGTCCAGACCCTCCGCGAGGCGGGCCACGCCGTCGACTATCCCCTCGTCCCGACGAAGATGAAGAAGCAGTTCGAGAACGCCGAAGGCCGCCGCGCCCGCTGGGCCGTCATCGCCGACGCGAAGCTCGAAAACAACCTCGTCGAGCTGAAGACCCTCGCCGACCGCACCCAGCGCGAAGTTTCCCTTTCCGACCTGATTTCCCAACTCTCCTAA
- the thrB gene encoding homoserine kinase produces the protein MSKKTSSPSRATVRVPATSANLGPGFDTMGVALKIYNTVTVRRTEESVTASGMTAETTIAFFDQTGIDPFSFKADIAGQVPPARGLGSSVTVRLGLVAGLNALAGEPLDPEEVLALVVDLEGHPDNAVSAFHGGFATCTPDRFYRTEVGSSLKFVGLVPEFELETKKARAVLPKKVALADAIANLQYASLIAVAFAQKDYAKLDGLFQDRWHQPFRSPLIPCWEPVKAAAEKAGALGFYLSGAGSTLMALVHGSEAAAEAVAEKMEAAAKKAKVPANAFVTTADNAGCRITVA, from the coding sequence ATGAGCAAGAAAACGTCCTCCCCCAGCCGCGCCACGGTGCGCGTCCCCGCGACCTCGGCCAACCTCGGCCCGGGCTTCGACACGATGGGCGTCGCCCTCAAGATCTACAACACGGTGACGGTGCGCCGGACCGAGGAATCGGTGACGGCGAGCGGGATGACGGCCGAGACGACCATCGCCTTCTTCGACCAGACGGGCATCGATCCCTTTTCCTTCAAGGCGGACATCGCCGGGCAGGTGCCGCCCGCCCGGGGCCTCGGCAGCAGCGTCACGGTCCGCCTCGGCCTCGTCGCCGGCCTCAACGCGCTGGCCGGGGAACCCCTCGATCCCGAGGAGGTCCTGGCCCTGGTCGTCGACCTCGAAGGCCATCCGGACAACGCCGTCTCGGCCTTCCACGGCGGCTTCGCGACCTGCACGCCCGACCGCTTCTATCGGACCGAGGTCGGCTCCTCCCTGAAGTTCGTCGGCCTCGTCCCCGAGTTCGAGCTGGAGACGAAGAAGGCGCGCGCCGTCCTGCCGAAGAAGGTCGCCCTCGCCGACGCCATCGCGAATCTCCAATACGCCTCGCTGATCGCCGTCGCCTTCGCCCAGAAGGATTATGCGAAGCTCGACGGCCTCTTCCAGGATCGGTGGCACCAGCCGTTCCGCTCCCCCCTCATCCCGTGCTGGGAACCGGTGAAGGCGGCGGCGGAGAAGGCCGGGGCGCTCGGCTTCTACCTGAGCGGCGCCGGATCGACGCTGATGGCCCTCGTCCACGGCAGCGAGGCGGCGGCCGAGGCCGTCGCGGAGAAGATGGAAGCCGCCGCGAAGAAGGCGAAGGTTCCCGCGAATGCCTTCGTGACGACGGCCGACAACGCCGGGTGCAGGATCACTGTCGCGTAG
- a CDS encoding cob(I)yrinic acid a,c-diamide adenosyltransferase, translating into MSSIATRTGDGGSTGLLGGGRVPKIDPRIEALGEIDELSAVLACAIARSTDPILRSEAALIREDLVNLMADVAETREKIWLGPAALAYLDSRIVALEAEGILFRKWDVEGFSDGAATVELGRAVCRRAERRVWALGEVFAQARPIPVRYLNRLSDFLWLLARKDLP; encoded by the coding sequence ATGAGCAGCATCGCCACGCGGACGGGGGACGGGGGGTCGACGGGGCTCCTCGGCGGCGGGCGCGTCCCGAAGATCGATCCCCGGATCGAGGCGCTGGGGGAGATCGACGAATTGAGCGCTGTCCTCGCCTGCGCCATCGCCCGGTCGACCGATCCGATCCTCCGCTCCGAGGCGGCGCTGATCCGCGAGGACCTCGTCAACCTGATGGCCGACGTCGCCGAGACGCGGGAAAAAATCTGGCTCGGCCCCGCGGCCCTCGCCTACCTCGACAGCCGGATCGTCGCCCTCGAGGCCGAGGGGATCCTTTTCCGGAAATGGGATGTCGAGGGGTTCTCCGACGGCGCGGCGACGGTCGAACTGGGCCGCGCGGTCTGCCGCCGGGCGGAGCGCCGGGTCTGGGCGCTGGGCGAGGTCTTCGCCCAGGCCCGCCCGATCCCGGTCCGCTACCTGAACCGGCTCTCCGATTTCCTCTGGCTGCTGGCCCGGAAGGATCTTCCTTAG
- the pyrH gene encoding UMP kinase, giving the protein MDTTTSSPHAAPAYKRILLKLSGEVLAGEKDVIDRAVALQIARQIAAIHNLGIEVAIVIGGGNIWRGLTSSQAGMDRTTADYMGMLATIINGLGLQDALGHVGISTRVQTAIEIKNVAEPFIRGRAIRHLEKGRVVIFVAGTGNPFFSTDTAAALRASEIGAEVILKATKVDGIYDSDPKKNPDAKRYDKITYIEALRNRLAVMDSTAFSLCMDNKVPIIVFDMFREENLHDVVMGKRVGTLVSDK; this is encoded by the coding sequence ATGGACACCACGACTTCCTCTCCTCACGCCGCACCCGCCTACAAGCGCATTCTACTGAAACTGAGCGGAGAAGTCCTTGCGGGAGAAAAGGATGTGATCGACCGGGCGGTGGCCCTCCAGATCGCCCGGCAGATCGCCGCCATTCATAATTTGGGCATCGAGGTCGCCATCGTCATCGGGGGCGGCAACATCTGGCGCGGCCTCACCTCCTCCCAGGCCGGGATGGACCGGACGACGGCCGATTACATGGGGATGCTCGCCACGATCATCAACGGCCTCGGCCTCCAGGACGCCCTGGGCCACGTCGGCATCTCGACCCGCGTCCAGACCGCCATCGAGATCAAGAACGTCGCCGAGCCCTTCATCCGGGGCCGGGCGATCCGCCACCTGGAGAAGGGGCGCGTCGTCATCTTCGTCGCCGGGACGGGCAATCCCTTCTTCTCCACCGACACGGCGGCGGCCCTCCGCGCCAGCGAGATCGGGGCCGAGGTGATCCTGAAGGCGACGAAGGTCGACGGCATCTACGATTCCGACCCGAAGAAGAACCCCGACGCGAAGCGTTACGACAAGATCACCTATATCGAGGCCCTGCGGAACCGCCTCGCGGTGATGGACTCGACGGCTTTCTCCCTCTGCATGGACAACAAGGTCCCGATCATCGTCTTCGACATGTTCCGCGAGGAGAACCTCCACGACGTCGTCATGGGGAAGCGGGTCGGGACGCTGGTCAGCGACAAGTAA
- a CDS encoding phosphatidylserine decarboxylase: MASARTESFKILIPLGIAILLALFFLHGLWAGIVGGLLIGLFVFCLNFFRDPERTAPDDPALMISSADGVVTHVEVVEESPFGLGKMKRISVFLNVFDVHVNRTFYGGTIVDRVHVPGKFLDARHPTCHVENERMDWHLQTEHGPIVLRQIAGLIARRIVGWAEKGQEVVRGERIGMIRFGSRTDLFMPLHCEVLVKVGERVKGGETPLARWTPSNFDQMFKEQA, from the coding sequence ATGGCCTCCGCACGTACTGAAAGTTTCAAGATCCTCATTCCGCTCGGCATCGCGATCCTCCTCGCGCTCTTTTTCCTGCACGGCCTTTGGGCGGGGATCGTCGGCGGGCTGCTGATCGGGCTCTTCGTTTTCTGCCTCAATTTCTTCCGCGATCCCGAGCGGACGGCCCCGGACGATCCCGCGCTGATGATTTCGAGCGCCGACGGCGTGGTGACCCACGTCGAGGTCGTCGAGGAGTCGCCCTTCGGCCTCGGCAAGATGAAGCGGATTTCGGTTTTCCTCAACGTCTTCGACGTCCACGTGAACCGCACCTTTTACGGCGGGACGATCGTCGACCGGGTCCACGTCCCGGGGAAGTTCCTCGATGCGCGCCACCCGACGTGCCACGTCGAGAACGAGCGGATGGACTGGCACCTCCAGACCGAGCACGGCCCGATCGTCCTCCGCCAGATCGCCGGGCTGATCGCCCGCCGGATCGTCGGCTGGGCCGAGAAGGGGCAGGAGGTCGTTCGCGGCGAGCGGATCGGGATGATCCGCTTCGGTTCCCGCACCGATCTCTTCATGCCGCTCCATTGCGAGGTCTTGGTGAAGGTCGGCGAACGGGTGAAGGGCGGCGAGACGCCGCTCGCCCGCTGGACGCCTTCCAACTTCGACCAGATGTTCAAGGAGCAGGCTTAG